The Triticum urartu cultivar G1812 chromosome 5, Tu2.1, whole genome shotgun sequence genome contains the following window.
CGGACCAGGCCAGCCGCTGCTGGGCCGTGGCCAGTCGTCGCGGGCGCGCGCGGGCCGCTGGGTCGACGCCGTAGCCGCACGCCGGGccagctgccattttttatttttgtttttaatAGTTTTAGTCTAGTTTTTGGGCAGTTTTTCTATGCCAATTTTTTCCAACGAAAATTTTGTCTTAGTAAATAGAAAATTAAACAAAAAAAGTTTCTAAAAATGAAAATagaaaattttcagaaaaagaaatgttcatgaattttacAAAGAAAATAATAAAGTTCATGAATTTTGATTTTGTCAAAGAAAAGTTTCTGTAAAGAataaaaagttcatgaattttctATTCATGTTTTTCCAatgcaaataaaaataaaagtgcTCCTTTAAAAGTGAATAGAACTAAAGTAAAAGATTAAATTGTTGCTTCTCCAATGCTTTTTAAACCAACCGGTTAAAATTGCTTAGAGAGTAAAAGCGTACAGAATTGTTTCTGCATAGAATATTGAAAGTTTCTGCTGCAAAGAAAAAGTTTTATCCTCCAATTAAATTGGATTCAATGGGAAAATTTAATTGGAAGAACTGTTCTTAGCAATGTTTTCCCCTGTGGGTGAAATAAGATGCAGATAGTTTCCGCTATGACAAAAGAAAGATATTTGTTTTAAAGTTAAAATatggtattgttattttctgaccaaCATTGATGATAACTGTACTATAATTCTATGAGTCTTATGTTGAAAGCTTAAATCTCTGATAAATTTTGTATCAAAGTGATCAATTTTCAGAGAACAGATAAAGATCAAGAAATGCTCTTGAACTAGAGAAATGTATATTTCTTGTTCCCGCTGCAAtaaagttgatgatgatgattattTCTTAGCAAAGTTGTTTAATAGAAATACTATCATCACATTGTTTATGAGTTATATGCATTATTTCCATTTTCGCCCAATGGTGATATGGAATTAATATAGAAGGATGATGTTTTATTCTAATTTTGCCACAACGCTGATTTAGAATATAAAAAGAAAGTTTTAAATGGTTTAATGTGCATATTTTTTAACCAGACCAACGTAGGGTTATTTTTTATGCTCATTAATGTTGATTATTGACTAAGTTTTCCATGCTTTCATTCGTGAAAGCGAATGGTTGGGTACTTATGACCCGAAAGATGACCAAGAAAGGTCATAACGTGAGGGAGTATGTTCTCTCCAAAGAATGGCTTCAAAAGAAAAGAATTATTGGATATTAATTCAAGAAAGAAAAGAGATAGATCATTGAGAGTCTTGGTTGACGAATATTTTTCATGTACTCTCTATGAAGAAGATTTCAGTCAACACGATTTGAGCTGAAACAAGCAACATGTGTGTTTAATTTGACCAACGTCGGATGAAGCATGTATGTCAAAGAGCATTCGAATTTATTTCTGAATTTGATGAATGAATATGCAACCAAAAGAGCCAATTTTGACATTTATGTCCCTTATAGGGAATTACCCGCATAGCGGGAAAAAGATGATTATGATAAAACCCGCATGGCGGGAAAAGTCTGGGAAAATATCTGCATAACGGGGTAAAGTTGAcatagtatatatatatatatatatatatatatatatatcctgtaTGGCGGGAGAAATTTTGGCAAAGGACTTATCCTGTATGACAGGAGAAAGATATGATGACTCATGTGCTTTCAATGTGTCCCACTCTAGGAGAAAAGTATGGAGTAGCTATTATACTTTCCTAGTATCGACCGTACACCTTATGTGTAACGGTCATTAACCACTCAATAAATCCAAAGAGAATAAAAGTGAGAGACGAACCTAAAGATAAGATTAATATGCAAGTGTGACTTGCAAAAGTACTAATAATAAAGAACTCTGTTGAGTTTCTGAAATGGAATGATGAAAAAGTACTCCCATATCAGTTAACAGATAACTTCATTTCACATGAAGTAAACAGATGAATGAAATAGATAATTGAAGTTTCCTCAATTCACAAAAGTTATGAATGGTTTTCGAAATTGTGGTAGAAAATTTCTTGCAACATTTCGAGGGGGAGAAAGAAATATTAGATAAATTAAGAATGATGAAACTCCCCTATACTTTAGATGATGTGATGCACATTATGCATCTAAAGTGATCCATTAATGAAGAATGTGATCGTCTGGGGGAGTATGACGGTCATAATAATACCCCTAAAGAATAGAAATAGTTGGATCCCTGGATCTTTTATAGTTTCAACAGCAGACTAAGGAATACTAAGACGGTGCTTAAAAGTGCCATAAAGAAGAAAGTTTTAACAGAATAAACCCAAATAATAAAGTTTAAAGATACCCCATTTTAGTGAAGATGGAGTAAATCTGGGGGAGCATGGTATGAAAATACCAAAGACTATAGAATTAATTTACCTCTTGGCAATGACAGAGCAACAACAGCCCCATATGAAAGAAGTGCTAGTACCTAAGACACAGATGGTCTTAAGGAATGAGAAAATCAGATACTTCTGATTACTATGAAGTCTATGTTAGTGAAATTCAAATGGAGGTTGATCACACCTCATTTAAAGCGCTCAATCGAGTTTTGAGACTCATAAGTAATTTCCAATGGAGCCAAAACAGTAGGCTGTAAAGGGTCTACAAGGTCAATGTGACTCCAAAAGAAATATGTAAAGGTGTAAATCACGACTTAAATTGAAAGTTTTGTGCATGATCTGAGTTACATCAGATGAAAGTAAAGAACACAAGGGATGCTGCTTCAAGAAGTCTTTTATGGACTAGAGCAAGTCTCTAGGCAGTGGCATTTAAAGTTAAAAGAATCATATGTTATTTTGGGTTAAAGAAAATGAGAGGACAATTGTATTCGTGCAAAGTTATAGAATGGGAAATTCATTTCCTAATCCTATGCATGTGGATGACATCCTACTTGCTAGTGGTGATGTCAACCTACTGCGGGAGGAGAAAAGAAGTTCTTGTCCTCAAAGTTCAAAAGAATGTTCTCGGTAGAGTGTCTCTCATTATAAGTAACGAGATTCACGAAGAAAAGAATAAAAGGGGGGTATTAGGGATGTCGAATGGACATGCTAAGAAAAAGGTCTCTAAAGTATGCATGCGAGAAAACCTACGCTTGTTCTTATAGTCAAGGGTAATGGAACTGGAAACTATGGTGTTCCAAGAGTTGATGAGAAAAGATTGAAAACGGATATGGTACCATATGCTTGAGTTGTTGGAAGCTCAATACATTACCCTGACACAGTTCACGTATCCGGGTTGTTTTGGCAATGTCCAGTCCATATATAGATCACTGGAAAGGATTCAAAGATATCGGCCTCATGTTGAAAGAAATAAGTGCTCTCAAAAGATTGTGAGTACAAAGACAGGACTTGTGAAATGTATAGCGAAATCCACAATTGTCGCTAATTTTCATACTTGGAGGTTTTTGTGTGGAAAAGCTCCAAAGAATGAAACAACTATCATCAATGTGATGCAAGGATATTTTATAGCTTGATATGAGGCTGAGGGACAGGCAAAATGGTTAAGGAGACCTGTACCCGGAGTTGATAATGGTTGACAACAGTGATAACCATTTTAATTTTTTCGCTACTATGACAACGAGTCAAGTGTTGATGCCAAACACATTGACACAGAGTTATGCGTTGTAAAGGAGAAAGTCCAGAATTATGTAGAAATGCTTGAAGCATAAAAGCAACAGAGAAGTGTTTGCAGATCTGCTTATTAAAGGCTTACCGCCTGGTGTGTTCGAAGAACACACAGTCGACATGGGTTTTATGGTATAGTCTAACATTCCCGGACAATAAAAGGGTCCAAGGTTAAAGAATTTGTTTCAAAACAGATAGGTACGTTGTGGCTGTCTGATTCTATCGGCAATTGAGCTGTGACCATGAAACATGTTCTATGTATTGATctgttatgaaacgagtaaagtaAAAGTATAAGGTCAAAAGTAAAAGTTGAGATCAAGGGGAAGAATGTTAGGATGATCTCCACCGCATGGGCCCAACGACCCACCAGGCCCTTAGATCCGCGCCCTGATCGAGGGCGCTCAACCCACTATGGGTGACGGGCCCCTGTCACCTGCACTATATAAAGAGGTGGGGGCCGGCGGCTCGCTACATGAGGTTCGTTACGATGCCGCACACCCCACCTAAATCCCCTACCGATCTAGGGTTAGTGCAGTGCTGACGGGAAGCGCCGCCATCGCTACTCTTTGCCATCACCGGTCACCATCACCATGGCCGGCACCGGGACCTCCTCGAGCCACAAGTGAAGGTAGGACCACCGATCTAATCTAGCCTAACCGATCTACAGTCACAACAGCTGCATGCATCGTctagatgcagaggccgggggtcctCCTCCATTTCTAAAAAAAATGTTACATACAGTTACTTCTCAGAAATTAGTATACACACGAACTTGCAAATTAGCTGATCTGCAGGCGGTGAGTTTGAGGTCTGCGTTCTTCCAAATTGCTTAATTGTAGTGGTGCTTGCTCACAGGTTCACACGTCTTCCTTGTCCCAACTTCCTTACAGCTACCGCGTCTGCGTTATTGCTTCAGATGGAGCCGAATTTGTAAATATTTACCACTCCAGTTGTCCGAAACAACCTGCCAACCGAGCATGCATACGAACTCCCAAGTCTTCATGCTGCCGCCTCTCAGATCAGGTCCACGCCGAGTGAATTGGCTGCTATTGTCCCTGGggcaaaaataaataaatcaaattcCTTGTGCATGTCTTGGAAAGAAGCTTTTATCGATGCTGGCCATGGATCCAGGTACGCAAGGTTGAAGTCGCTTACATGGTGCAAACACCTGTATCTCTCTCTGTTCCGAGTGTTCCTGCACCAACACACAAAAAAAAAATGCAGCTGCAAGCCTCTACTTTCTTTGTTACTctctccatcccataatataagagcgtttttgctTATATATTAtggacagagggagtatctctcagTAGACTTGTCTAATCAAGAGTGATGCTCTTTCTATGATTGAGAttatatgcatgcatgcatcatcTTTTACTctctccgtttctaaatatttgtctttttagaaattttaaatggactaccacatgcggatgtattatatagacatattttaaagtatagattcactcattttgcttcgtatgtagtcacttgttgaaatgtgCTAGTTCAATGTTTTGACAGAAGCACGCGGTGTAATTCCATTGATTTTTGGATTTCGATCGTATCTAAGATCCTTTTCTTTTATCTAGGTTGTTAACTCAATGGTAGAGTATTCGGCTTTTATGTGCGACTTGTTGAAAtttctagaaagacaaatattcaggaacggagggagtagattcGATTGCAAATGGAAAGGGCCCTAAATAGTAACACAAGAGTTGAAGTGCATGTGAGACGAAACTTCATGCCAAGACTTTGGTCGTCGGTCTTGGCACATGCAGCAGCACCACTCGTGCTGCTGCCTAATTAACCACGCAAGTGGACTGGACTGGGTGGGTACCATTCATGCACCCGCTGCAAATTCAGTCCAGCCACTGAAATGATTGAGGCCTAGTCATTCCAAAGTGGTCAAAAGAGAACAAAGTCTACATTATTGCTGGGAATATTAGCACACTACTTGCAAACCAAACCAAGAGAAAGGCCAAAAGCATATGTAGAGCAGGCTAATGCTACTTGCCAACCAAAGTAGACCAAACCAAGAGGGCATGGCAATGGGGGACATGTGTTTGCTATGCTCCTTGCTAGCCGTCCTGATGGTTGCCATGGCAACCGCTAGCGACGAGGCCGCGCTGCTAGCTTTCAAAGCACAGATCAACCATGGTGGCTTGCTGGCCTCCTGGAATAGGAGCGCCGGCTTCTGCAGCTGGGAAGGCGTGACGTGCAGCCGTCGGAGGCCGGCGCGGGTGGTGGCGTTGCTATTGAACGGCACTGGGCTCGCCGGGGCACTCTCCCCGGCCATCGGGAACCTCACGTTCCTGCGGACGCTCGACCTGAGCTTCAACTCGCTCCATGGGGGCATTCCGGCAAGCCtcggccgcctccgccgcctaCAGGGGCTCTACTTGGACGACAATGCATTCTCCGGCACCTTcccagtgaacctgagctcatgCGTCAGCATGAACGAAATGGTACTGGACAACAACAAGATTGGCGGGCGCATCCCGGCTGAGCTCGGTGAGAAGCTGACATCCTTGACAGAGTTCTCGCTGAGTAACAACAGCTTCACAGGGCACATCCCGGCATCACTGGCCAATCTATCCCATCTACAAATCCTCGATCTCACCAGTAACCAGCTCGTGGGCTCGATACCACCGGGCCTCGAAAGCATCCAGAACATGCAATATTTCAGTCTCTACGGCAACCTCCTCTCTGGTATGCTCCCACTTTCTCTCTACAACTGGTCATCATTGGAAGTACTTGATGTAGCTCTAAATATGTTATATGGAACCATTCCGGATGATATTGGAAGCAAGTTCCCCAAGATGAAAGCTCTAAGCTTATCTTCCAATCACTTCAGTGGGCCCCTCCCCTCATCAAGATCCAATATGTCTGATCTCACAAGAATTTTTCTCTGGAAAAATAGATTTAGTGGGTATGTGCCTCCCACATTGGGGAGACTGGGAGTTCTCCAATATCTGAACTTGGCTGACAATCGGCTCGAAGCAAATGACAACAAGGGATGGGAATTCATCACCTCTCTGGCAAACTGCAGCCGACTGCAGATATTAGAACTCAGCGTCAATCCTTTAGGTGGACAACTACCAGGTTCAATTGTCAACCTATCAACGACTCTCCGGGACTTAAGTTTAACTGACAATATGATCTCCGGGGTTATTCCTGCGTACATAGGCAATCTGGTTGGTCTCACAAGACTTGTGTTAGCAAATACTTCCATATCCGGAGTTATTCCAGAGAGCATTGGCAAGCTCAAGAGCTTGATCCAGCTAGGCTTGTACAACAATAGCTTGTCTGGCTTCATACCGCCGTCGCTAGGAAACCTTTCACAGTTGAATGGGCTTATTGCAAACAATGGCAACTTGGAGGGGCCAATTCCAGCAAGCCTGGGGAAGTTGAAAAATCTTTTTGAACTTGATTTGTCAATGAATTACAGACTTAACGGTTCAATACCCAGAGAGATCTTCAAATTACCCAGTCTCTCTTCGTTTTTGGACTTGTCATACAATTCCCTTTCTGGACCCCTTCCTAATGAAGTTGGTAGTTTGGCAAACCTTAACCGACTGATTCTATCAGGAAACCAGCTGTTTGGCAAGATACCTGACGGTATTCAGAATTGCGTAGTGTTGGAATGTCTGTTATTAGACAATAATTCCTTTGAAGGAAGCATACCACAGTCACTGAAGAATATAAAGGGGCTCAGTAAACTGAACCTGACCATGAATAAGTTCTCTGGTAATATTCCTGAAGCCCTTGGTAGTATTGGAAACCTGCAAGAGCTGTACCTAGCACACAACAACCTGTCAGGATCAATCCCAGTAGTTCTACAGAATTTGACATCATTATCCAAACTGGATGTATCCTTCAATAATTTGCAAGGCGAGGTGCCAGATGAAGGTGTTTTCAGAAACATCACTTACTTAGCGGTTGCTGGGAATATCAATTTGTGTGGTGGTACACCTCAACTTCATTTGGCCCCATGCTCCATAAGCAAGAACAAAAAAAACATGCCAAAGTCTCTTGTAATTTCTCTAGCGACAGCTGGAGCGTTTTTGTTCTCACTTTCAGCTATTCTTATTTGGATACTTTGCAAGAAGCTCAAACCAAGCCAGAAGACACTAGCACAAAATTCAATTGCTGATGACCATTACATGAGAATTCCCTATCATGCATTATTGAGAGGAACTAACGGATTTTCGGAAGTCAGCTTGCTTGGGAGAGGAAGTTATGGTGCGGTTTATAAGTGTGTTTTGGACACTGAAGAAAGAACATTGGCTGTCAAGGTGTTTAATATTGGTCATTCTAGATATTCCAAGAGTTTTGAGGCTGAATGTGAGGCGATGAGAAGGATACGACACCGTTGTCTCATTAAAATCATTACTTCTTGTTCGAGCGTCAACCACCAAGGTCAAGAGTTCAAGGCATTGGTTTTTGAGTTCATGCCCAATGGTAACTTGGATGGTTGGCTTCATCCAAAATCGCAAGATCCCACTATAAACAACACACTCAGCCTTGCCCAAAGGCTTGATATTGCTGTTGATATTGTGGATGCAATAGAATATCTGCACAACTACTGCCAACCATTGGTAATCCATTGTGATCTTAAGCCAAGCAACATTCTTCTTGCCGAAGACATGAGCGCCCGAGTTGGAGACTTTGGCATATCAAGGATCCTTCAAGAAAATACAAGCGAGGGGATGCCAGCTTTAAATAGCTCAACTGGAATTAGAGGTTCCATAGGCTATGTTGCTCCAGGTAACTGATACTCTTCTAATTTTATATTTCACTTTCCACACGAATATGGCATACTAACCACAAAACTTTGCGTAATTGCAGAGTATGGAGAAGGCTCTGCGGTCTCAGCAGCTGGTGATATTTATAGTTTTGGCATATTACTGCTTGAGATGTTTACCGGAAGGAGCCCGACAGAAGGCACGTTCAGAGATTCGTTGGATCTGCATAAGTTTGCCAATGATGCTCTTCCAGGTAGAACCCTGGAGATAGCTGACCCAAGCATGTGGCTGCACGGCGGGCAACACGATAACACTACAAATGTTAGAATCCAGGAGTGCTTGGTTTCAGTGTTGAGGCTTGGCATATCCTGCTCAAAGCAACAGCCTCGAGACCGAGCACTGACGAGGGATGCAGCAGCAGAGATGCATGCAATCAGAGATGTGTACCTCATGTTTATAGGGGACCATGGAGCAGAAAGAGAAGCTCCGACTCAAGAAATTCAGAACAGCGTTGAATAAACAAGCTAGTATAAGACATGATCTTGCATAATAATAAAATTATGTGTTGTTTCAGTTAGTAATTGTTCTCAAAGCTATGTATGTTGCTTTACAATTATATCAAATAAATGCATAAGCATGGTGTTCTGTAATAATAGCACTAGAGCAAGTTCTGGAGAGTTTCTGAAACCAAGCAGTGTAATTGTTTTCCCATTCTCAAGACTGTACGCATGCAGGCAATATTACTTCATGCTTCAGGAAAAACCAGTAGACTTGAAGTTGAGAGTTTCCATTACTTCATCCTTCGTGCTTGTTGTTTTGTATTAGAAGAAACATCAGTAAAAATGACACAAAGCCGCTGCTCAACtattcctccgttcctaaatataagtctttgtagagatttcactaggaaccacatacggatgtatatagatgcattgtaagtgtagattcatttattttgctccgtatgtagtccatctagtggaatctctacaaagacttatatttaggaacggagggagtagaaaagaAAGCAAAACCTAAGCTATCAAAACAAAAGGGAAGGGGCAAGAAACAGCAAACTGTACACGCCATCTCCCCCGCATCTATGGGAGAATTCAGGGGTGGCGTGTCATGGTGTTCCACAACAGCGCCATGGCAACAGCAGTTGACGCACATCTACATTGCTTATTGCAGATTTTAAACGTTTTAATCCAGTAAGCCAGCAACATGATTTATCTCTCACCCACAAAAAAAACATCCAATATAGCCAGCGTCTATGCAGCAACTAACACCGGTCATTAAAAGTATTATTAGTACTCTACAGTAATAGTATCTTACCAGGTAGTAATGTGACCTTGGTGCCGGCCAGGCCTTGGTGGATCTAGAGTGGAGAGCGGGAGGAGCCGGCGGAGAGAAGGGGCAGGACCTGCATAATAAATTCAGAGCAGTGTTAACAAACAAGCTAGTACAAGACATGATCCTGCATAATCAAACAATTATGTATCATTTCAGTTAGTAATTGTTCTCAGAGCTATGTTGCTTTACAACTGTATCAAATAAATGCAGAATCATGTTGTTCTGCAATACAGCAGTTAGTTTGCCCAACAGCCCTTTAATGGGGATGGGAGAAGGATCGAGACAACATCTGAGATTTGAGACATTGCAAGTCTGTCATTTCCTTATTTTTTATGAAACAAATCAAATGATTACACCCCTTGTATCAGTTCAAAGTGTACTGTCCTTTTTATTTAGAGTGAATTCCACTTTTTACTCCTTAGTTATGCATTTTTGACACTAATTACCCTGTCGAATGAAAAATCATCAAGATTACCCCTTTTAAAAGCTTTGAAACCTTGTTTTTTTATGCGTGTCTATTGGGCAGGGTGTAAGGTGTTGACCAGAGTTTATAAATATCAAGACGAGGAGGAGGATTTGAACATATGGGTAAGAGAAATCTGAACATGAATATCGATTATGCCCTCAGATCTTTACGCATTTTACCGTGCCACGTCGGCGTAACATGCCGGTACTATCTAACAGAAACAAGCAAAGTGCTAAACTGGGGTAAAactgtgttcaaaatcttctaaatGAAATATTTGGTAGAAGTTGCACTAAATAGGGTAATATGTGTCACAAATGCAGAACTACAGAGTAAAAAGTGGAATTCACTCTTTTATTTATCTTATCTAGAATAAATTGCAGAAACGATTGAATGCCACATAACTGACTAACAGCTACAAATCGATTGGTTTTGAAATGTTACTTGCCTAGTCAATACACATGACAGTACTTACAAGGCTTTTAGCATCTTTATCTACTCTATCCTAAGCAAGATGCCACAATGTTTTGTTGACTAACCTGCAGATGGTGCTAAAGTCCATGTGATGGATTGCCGATAGTGTCAACTGAAAAA
Protein-coding sequences here:
- the LOC125511497 gene encoding putative receptor-like protein kinase At3g47110, which gives rise to MLLANQSRPNQEGMAMGDMCLLCSLLAVLMVAMATASDEAALLAFKAQINHGGLLASWNRSAGFCSWEGVTCSRRRPARVVALLLNGTGLAGALSPAIGNLTFLRTLDLSFNSLHGGIPASLGRLRRLQGLYLDDNAFSGTFPVNLSSCVSMNEMVLDNNKIGGRIPAELGEKLTSLTEFSLSNNSFTGHIPASLANLSHLQILDLTSNQLVGSIPPGLESIQNMQYFSLYGNLLSGMLPLSLYNWSSLEVLDVALNMLYGTIPDDIGSKFPKMKALSLSSNHFSGPLPSSRSNMSDLTRIFLWKNRFSGYVPPTLGRLGVLQYLNLADNRLEANDNKGWEFITSLANCSRLQILELSVNPLGGQLPGSIVNLSTTLRDLSLTDNMISGVIPAYIGNLVGLTRLVLANTSISGVIPESIGKLKSLIQLGLYNNSLSGFIPPSLGNLSQLNGLIANNGNLEGPIPASLGKLKNLFELDLSMNYRLNGSIPREIFKLPSLSSFLDLSYNSLSGPLPNEVGSLANLNRLILSGNQLFGKIPDGIQNCVVLECLLLDNNSFEGSIPQSLKNIKGLSKLNLTMNKFSGNIPEALGSIGNLQELYLAHNNLSGSIPVVLQNLTSLSKLDVSFNNLQGEVPDEGVFRNITYLAVAGNINLCGGTPQLHLAPCSISKNKKNMPKSLVISLATAGAFLFSLSAILIWILCKKLKPSQKTLAQNSIADDHYMRIPYHALLRGTNGFSEVSLLGRGSYGAVYKCVLDTEERTLAVKVFNIGHSRYSKSFEAECEAMRRIRHRCLIKIITSCSSVNHQGQEFKALVFEFMPNGNLDGWLHPKSQDPTINNTLSLAQRLDIAVDIVDAIEYLHNYCQPLVIHCDLKPSNILLAEDMSARVGDFGISRILQENTSEGMPALNSSTGIRGSIGYVAPEYGEGSAVSAAGDIYSFGILLLEMFTGRSPTEGTFRDSLDLHKFANDALPGRTLEIADPSMWLHGGQHDNTTNVRIQECLVSVLRLGISCSKQQPRDRALTRDAAAEMHAIRDVYLMFIGDHGAEREAPTQEIQNSVE